One Solibacillus sp. R5-41 DNA segment encodes these proteins:
- the typA gene encoding translational GTPase TypA, giving the protein MTNLRQDIRNIAIIAHVDHGKTTLVDQLLKQSGTFRSNERVEERAMDSNDIERERGITILAKNTAVNYNDTRINILDTPGHADFGGEVERILKMVDGVVLVVDAYEGCMPQTRFVLKKALEQKITPIVVVNKVDKDSARPAEVVDEVLELFIELGAEDDQLDFPVVYASGVNGTASLSDNPADQEEDMKCLFEKIIEAIPAPVDNSDEPLQFQVALLDYNDFVGRIGIGRVFRGTISVGQQVSLMKLDGTVKNFRVTKIFGFFGLKREEVQTAKAGDLIAVSGMEDINVGETVCPTEHPEALTPLRIDEPTLQMRFLVNNSPFAGREGKWVTSRKIEDRLRAQLQTDVSLRVEDTNSPDAWTVSGRGELHLSILIENMRREGYELQVSKPEVIIRVVDGVRCEPIERVQIDVPEDAVGSIIESIGTRKGEMLDMVNNGSGQVRLIFNVPARGLIGYSTEFMSITKGFGIINHTFDSYQPVVAGKVGGRHQGVLVSMENGKSTTYGMMGIEDRGTLFIEPGTEVYEGMVVGENNRDGDITVNVVKMKQKTNIRSANKDATNVIKKPRILTLEEALEYLGDDEYLEVTPESIRLRKQILDKNERERMAKKKKTAENE; this is encoded by the coding sequence ATGACAAACTTACGTCAAGACATTCGCAATATCGCAATTATTGCACACGTTGACCATGGTAAAACAACTTTAGTAGACCAATTATTAAAACAATCGGGTACTTTCCGTTCAAATGAACGTGTTGAAGAACGTGCGATGGACTCAAATGATATTGAGCGCGAGCGCGGTATTACGATTTTAGCAAAAAATACAGCAGTAAATTATAATGATACACGTATCAACATCCTTGATACGCCTGGACACGCCGACTTTGGTGGTGAGGTAGAACGTATCCTGAAAATGGTAGATGGCGTTGTACTAGTTGTCGATGCGTATGAGGGTTGTATGCCTCAAACTCGTTTCGTACTAAAAAAAGCATTAGAACAAAAAATTACACCAATCGTAGTTGTAAACAAAGTCGATAAAGATTCAGCTCGTCCTGCAGAAGTAGTAGACGAGGTATTAGAATTATTCATCGAGCTTGGCGCAGAAGATGATCAATTAGACTTCCCTGTAGTTTATGCTTCAGGTGTAAATGGTACAGCTTCATTAAGCGATAATCCTGCTGATCAAGAAGAAGACATGAAGTGTTTATTCGAAAAAATTATTGAAGCAATTCCAGCGCCAGTTGACAATTCTGACGAACCATTACAATTCCAAGTAGCACTACTTGACTATAATGATTTCGTTGGTCGTATTGGTATCGGTCGCGTATTCCGCGGTACGATTTCAGTAGGACAACAAGTTTCATTAATGAAGCTTGATGGTACAGTGAAAAACTTCCGTGTTACAAAAATCTTTGGTTTCTTCGGTCTTAAGCGTGAAGAAGTTCAAACAGCTAAAGCTGGTGACTTAATTGCCGTTTCTGGTATGGAAGACATCAACGTAGGTGAAACTGTTTGTCCAACTGAGCACCCAGAAGCGTTAACACCATTACGTATCGATGAGCCAACTTTACAAATGAGATTCTTAGTAAATAACTCACCATTCGCAGGTCGCGAAGGTAAATGGGTAACATCTCGTAAAATTGAAGATCGTTTACGTGCACAATTACAAACAGACGTATCTTTACGCGTTGAAGATACTAACTCTCCTGATGCTTGGACGGTTTCTGGTCGTGGTGAGCTTCACTTATCGATCTTAATCGAAAACATGCGTCGTGAAGGTTATGAATTACAAGTGTCTAAACCAGAAGTAATCATCCGCGTAGTTGATGGCGTTAGATGTGAGCCAATCGAGCGCGTTCAAATCGATGTTCCTGAAGATGCTGTTGGTTCTATTATTGAATCAATCGGTACGCGTAAAGGTGAAATGTTAGATATGGTTAACAACGGTTCTGGACAAGTTCGTTTAATCTTTAACGTACCAGCACGTGGTTTAATCGGTTACTCAACTGAATTCATGTCAATCACAAAAGGTTTCGGTATTATTAACCACACATTCGATTCTTACCAACCAGTAGTTGCAGGTAAAGTTGGCGGACGTCACCAAGGTGTATTAGTATCTATGGAAAACGGTAAATCAACTACTTACGGTATGATGGGTATCGAGGACCGTGGTACATTATTCATCGAGCCAGGTACTGAAGTATACGAAGGTATGGTTGTTGGTGAAAATAACCGTGACGGTGATATCACTGTAAACGTTGTTAAAATGAAACAAAAAACAAACATTCGTTCAGCTAACAAAGACGCGACGAATGTTATTAAAAAGCCTCGTATTTTAACGCTTGAAGAAGCTTTAGAATATTTAGGTGACGATGAGTACCTAGAAGTAACACCAGAATCTATCCGTTTACGTAAACAAATTTTAGATAAAAACGAACGTGAGCGTATGGCTAAAAAGAAAAAAACTGCTGAAAACGAATAA
- a CDS encoding YlaH-like family protein: protein MMLNMMAVTSSALNLVLASASTVSLDEKDRVFERMSGITRFLYENLPSYDIAGYATFIIVFLMSAIVYKLGFAKKLSFGRNVIIYTFLFFGCIVLTFLALFLPMIEGLIVAALILIVYKSRLWREKREEAKAVNAAKEI, encoded by the coding sequence ATGATGTTGAATATGATGGCTGTAACAAGTAGCGCATTAAATTTAGTATTAGCATCTGCATCTACTGTAAGTTTAGATGAAAAGGATCGCGTTTTTGAACGTATGTCTGGAATCACAAGATTTTTATATGAAAATTTGCCAAGCTATGATATAGCCGGGTATGCAACGTTTATTATCGTGTTCCTTATGTCAGCAATTGTCTACAAATTAGGTTTTGCCAAAAAGCTTTCATTCGGTAGAAATGTAATCATCTATACATTCTTGTTTTTTGGGTGTATCGTATTAACGTTCTTAGCGTTATTTTTACCAATGATTGAAGGTTTGATCGTAGCTGCCTTAATCTTAATCGTCTATAAATCACGTTTATGGCGTGAAAAGCGAGAAGAAGCTAAAGCAGTCAATGCGGCAAAAGAAATATAA
- a CDS encoding fucose permease yields MTFTKKQVVISTSIVLAIIAIIVFIPALITSSKEDQAAEKLSNMYQENFIVAKSTASIFSDNFELTVQSKDSKIVYDFNVQDDKFIGNYYEENINVQINDLLKQQMNGLVMTNAQIEPLTKPSTYKDVTIESLTVRMILPEPLSEKDAATIAQTLKTEVADVSVKLETFVVEDERDYEGVSYEVIQFFQLSAITAKSFGDIAFDTQQFEF; encoded by the coding sequence ATGACATTTACAAAGAAGCAAGTAGTCATTAGTACAAGTATAGTGTTAGCAATTATAGCGATAATCGTATTTATACCAGCATTAATAACATCTTCTAAAGAAGATCAAGCGGCAGAGAAGTTAAGTAACATGTATCAAGAGAATTTTATTGTAGCAAAATCAACGGCGAGTATATTTAGCGATAATTTTGAATTGACTGTACAATCAAAGGACTCGAAAATTGTGTATGATTTCAATGTTCAAGATGATAAATTTATAGGAAACTATTATGAAGAAAATATTAATGTGCAAATTAATGACTTATTGAAGCAACAAATGAATGGTCTTGTTATGACGAATGCACAGATCGAGCCTTTAACAAAACCAAGTACATATAAAGACGTAACGATTGAAAGTTTAACGGTAAGAATGATTTTACCAGAGCCCCTTTCGGAGAAGGATGCGGCTACGATTGCACAAACTTTAAAAACTGAGGTTGCGGATGTATCTGTTAAATTAGAAACATTTGTAGTAGAAGATGAACGAGATTATGAAGGAGTTTCATATGAAGTTATACAATTCTTCCAACTAAGCGCGATTACTGCAAAAAGTTTTGGGGATATAGCATTTGACACGCAACAATTTGAATTTTAA
- a CDS encoding FtsW/RodA/SpoVE family cell cycle protein, with translation MKSYFKQYLRNFDYGLFFVYIFLTLFGLVMIYSASIWVSIVLFDQAPDHYYKRQLLNICLAFILFLVAVIFPYKKFADKKILGLLFGMMFFLEVALMIAGKNVNGARSWIDIGIMNFQPSEFAKLFIIIYFAGTFYRKSIHKGSMQLLSFDDVMPPLGMWLFIVLMVGFETDLGALGIIVCIAMSVVIASGMKGKTLQKIFGLLSALGVVGAIGILIFKWDTVFNPSRRGRITSYLDPFSDPLDTGYHVINGYYAIGAGGLEGRGLGQSIQKLGYVPEPQTDFIMAIIAEELGIVGVSIVIFGLGFIVMRGLYIAMTTKDPLARMLAAGISTWIGVQTFINLGGLSGIIPLTGVTLPFISYGGTSILLLSIAMGILINVSTYHKLEKRK, from the coding sequence ATGAAAAGTTATTTTAAACAGTATTTACGTAATTTTGATTATGGGTTATTTTTTGTCTATATCTTCCTAACTCTATTCGGGTTAGTGATGATTTATAGTGCAAGTATTTGGGTGTCCATAGTCCTTTTTGATCAAGCTCCTGACCATTATTACAAACGCCAATTATTAAATATTTGTTTGGCGTTTATCTTGTTTTTAGTTGCGGTTATTTTTCCGTATAAAAAATTTGCAGATAAGAAGATATTGGGGCTATTATTTGGGATGATGTTTTTCCTTGAAGTGGCGCTAATGATTGCTGGTAAAAATGTAAATGGTGCGAGAAGTTGGATTGATATAGGAATCATGAACTTTCAACCGTCAGAATTTGCTAAGCTCTTTATTATTATCTACTTTGCGGGTACCTTTTACCGTAAAAGTATTCATAAAGGTTCCATGCAGCTCTTATCTTTTGACGATGTTATGCCTCCGTTAGGTATGTGGCTCTTTATCGTACTTATGGTAGGTTTTGAAACCGATCTAGGGGCGCTTGGCATCATTGTTTGTATTGCGATGTCAGTCGTTATAGCAAGTGGTATGAAGGGGAAAACACTGCAAAAGATTTTCGGCTTATTAAGTGCACTTGGTGTTGTTGGTGCAATTGGAATTTTAATTTTCAAATGGGATACCGTATTTAACCCGAGTCGTCGAGGTCGAATTACGTCTTATTTAGATCCATTTAGTGATCCACTCGACACAGGATATCATGTAATAAATGGCTATTATGCAATTGGGGCTGGTGGCTTAGAAGGACGTGGACTTGGGCAATCCATCCAAAAGCTCGGCTATGTACCAGAGCCACAAACCGACTTTATTATGGCTATTATTGCAGAGGAACTTGGCATTGTTGGTGTTTCCATTGTTATTTTTGGTTTAGGTTTTATTGTAATGCGCGGTCTGTACATTGCAATGACAACAAAAGACCCGCTTGCACGTATGCTCGCGGCGGGCATTTCGACTTGGATAGGGGTTCAAACTTTTATTAATTTAGGTGGTTTATCGGGCATCATCCCGTTAACTGGGGTAACGTTACCTTTTATTAGCTATGGCGGTACTTCTATACTATTGCTATCAATCGCAATGGGGATATTAATCAATGTCTCCACGTATCACAAATTAGAGAAAAGAAAGTAA
- a CDS encoding YlaI family protein translates to MRVKCVICDTIHDLQDDLPLAKKLRNRPIHTFMCRTCSARIAENTGKRLDTGKFKFFRTSSKFDEEF, encoded by the coding sequence ATGCGTGTAAAATGTGTTATTTGCGATACGATACATGATTTACAAGATGATTTACCATTAGCTAAAAAACTGCGTAATCGCCCAATTCATACGTTTATGTGCCGCACTTGTTCTGCGCGCATTGCAGAAAATACAGGAAAGCGTTTAGACACTGGGAAATTCAAATTTTTCCGAACATCGTCAAAATTTGATGAAGAGTTCTAA
- a CDS encoding YlaN family protein: MDTKAQISFQEKAFELLTADADKIAQLIRVQMDNLTMPSCPLYEEVLDTQMFGLSREIDFAVKLGLIEREQGKGILSSLEKELSLLHEAYTDK; the protein is encoded by the coding sequence ATGGATACGAAAGCACAGATTTCATTTCAGGAAAAAGCATTCGAGCTATTAACTGCGGATGCAGATAAAATTGCTCAATTAATTCGAGTACAAATGGATAATTTAACAATGCCATCTTGTCCATTATATGAAGAAGTTTTAGATACACAAATGTTTGGCTTATCACGTGAAATTGATTTTGCAGTAAAACTTGGGTTGATTGAACGTGAGCAAGGAAAGGGAATTTTAAGTTCACTTGAAAAAGAACTTTCTTTATTGCACGAAGCGTATACAGACAAATAA
- the pyc gene encoding pyruvate carboxylase: MKSIQKILVANRGEIAIRILRACNELHIKTVAIYSREDSGSYHRFKADEAYIVGVGKKPIDAYLDIEGIIKIAKDADVDAIHPGYGFLSENVEFARRCEEEGIQFIGPTSSHLDMFGDKVKARKQAILADIPVIPGTDGPVDGLDEVSAFGETYGYPIMIKAALGGGGRGMRLVQRAEELASAYERAKSEAKAAFGSDEVYVEKAIIKPKHIEVQIIGDEHGNIVHLYERDCSIQRRHQKVVEIAPSNSISENLRNSICDAAVKLMKNVDYINAGTVEFLVADEAFYFIEVNPRIQVEHTITEMITGIDIVHAQIKVAQGQDLHSAEVGVPTQEKIPLFGFAIQSRVTTEDAANDFMPDTGKLMVYRSSGGFGVRLDAGNGFQGAVVTPYYDSLLVKISTWGMTFAEAAAKMDRNLREFRIRGVKTNIPFLGNVVLHDKFLTGKFDTSFIDTTPELFEFHERKDRGTKLLNYIGNVTLNGFPGVEKRSKPIFVQPEKPKVDILIPPLSGTKQILDSRGADGLVKWIKEQEDVLLTDTTFRDAHQSLLATRIRSQDMFQIADETARLMHNYFSLEMWGGATFDVAYRFLKENPWHRLEKLRKQMPNVLFQMLLRGANAVGYTNYPDNLIREFIQESASSGIDVFRIFDSLNWIKGMEVAIDEVRNSGKIAEASICYTGDILDDTRSKYTVQYYKDMARELESTGAHILAIKDMAGLLKPQAAYRLISELKEATSLPIHLHTHDTSGNGIYVYAKAIEAGVDIIDTALGSMAGLTSQPSANSLYYAMKGSDRTVRADIESLEKLSYYWEDVRKYYVDFESGMNAPHSEVYVHEMPGGQYSNLQQQAKAVGLGDRWDEVKTMYSTVNLMFGDIVKVTPSSKVVGDMALFMVQNDLTEDNVLERGVAIDFPESVIEFFQGYLGQPHGGFPKELQQVVLKEREAITVRPGELLAPVDFEVLSVELEGKLKRTPSKQEILAYALYPKVFEQFVQAFDLFGDISVLDTPTFLYGLKLGEEIEVEIEKGKTLIIKLVSIGEPQHDGTRVLYFEMNGQSRELVIQDLTVEVDGSIALKADPANPNQIGATMPGTVLKVVVNKGSTVKRGDHLLITEAMKMETTVQAPKDGVVKEVYALAGDAISTGDLLIELE, from the coding sequence ATGAAGTCGATTCAAAAGATTTTAGTAGCAAATCGTGGAGAAATTGCGATTCGAATTTTACGCGCGTGTAATGAATTACATATTAAAACGGTGGCGATTTACTCGCGTGAAGACAGCGGCTCCTATCACCGTTTTAAAGCGGACGAGGCTTACATTGTAGGGGTGGGTAAAAAGCCGATTGATGCCTATTTGGATATTGAGGGGATCATCAAAATAGCTAAAGATGCTGATGTTGATGCGATCCATCCAGGGTATGGCTTTTTATCTGAAAATGTAGAATTTGCTCGTCGTTGTGAAGAAGAAGGAATTCAATTTATCGGACCAACTTCTTCTCATTTAGATATGTTTGGAGATAAAGTGAAAGCCCGAAAACAAGCGATTCTTGCAGATATTCCAGTCATTCCGGGTACAGACGGTCCAGTTGACGGTCTCGATGAAGTGAGCGCTTTTGGTGAAACGTATGGTTACCCGATTATGATTAAAGCGGCACTTGGTGGCGGTGGACGTGGCATGCGTTTAGTGCAACGTGCGGAGGAATTAGCTTCTGCTTATGAGCGTGCAAAATCAGAGGCAAAGGCGGCATTCGGTTCAGATGAAGTGTATGTTGAAAAAGCGATTATTAAGCCAAAGCATATCGAAGTGCAAATTATTGGTGACGAACACGGGAATATTGTTCATTTATATGAGCGTGACTGTTCAATCCAACGTCGTCATCAAAAAGTTGTAGAGATAGCTCCATCGAATTCGATTTCAGAAAATTTGCGCAATAGTATTTGCGATGCAGCAGTAAAACTAATGAAAAACGTCGACTATATTAATGCTGGTACAGTAGAATTTTTAGTGGCGGATGAAGCGTTTTATTTCATCGAAGTAAATCCACGCATTCAAGTTGAGCATACAATTACTGAAATGATTACAGGAATTGATATTGTTCATGCTCAAATAAAAGTAGCGCAGGGACAAGATTTACATTCTGCAGAGGTAGGAGTTCCGACGCAAGAAAAAATACCATTATTTGGATTCGCTATTCAATCTCGTGTAACGACAGAAGATGCAGCGAATGACTTTATGCCGGATACTGGAAAATTAATGGTGTATCGGTCAAGTGGGGGATTTGGTGTCCGATTAGACGCAGGGAATGGCTTCCAAGGGGCAGTTGTTACGCCGTATTACGATTCATTGCTTGTCAAAATTTCAACATGGGGTATGACGTTTGCCGAAGCCGCTGCTAAAATGGATCGAAACTTACGTGAATTCCGTATTCGTGGCGTAAAAACAAATATTCCGTTTTTAGGGAATGTCGTGCTTCATGACAAATTTTTAACAGGTAAATTTGACACAAGCTTTATTGATACGACACCAGAATTATTTGAGTTTCATGAGCGAAAAGACCGTGGAACAAAACTATTAAACTATATCGGTAATGTCACATTAAACGGATTTCCAGGTGTTGAAAAACGGTCGAAGCCAATTTTTGTACAACCTGAAAAGCCAAAAGTGGACATATTGATTCCACCGTTAAGTGGGACAAAGCAAATTTTAGATTCGCGGGGTGCGGATGGTTTAGTAAAGTGGATTAAAGAACAAGAAGATGTATTATTAACGGATACAACATTCCGTGATGCGCACCAATCATTATTAGCAACACGTATTCGTTCGCAAGATATGTTCCAAATTGCGGATGAAACGGCGCGACTTATGCATAATTACTTTTCACTTGAAATGTGGGGCGGGGCTACATTTGATGTCGCGTATCGCTTCTTAAAAGAAAATCCGTGGCATCGCTTAGAAAAATTACGTAAGCAAATGCCAAATGTGCTGTTCCAAATGTTATTGCGCGGCGCAAATGCGGTCGGTTATACAAACTATCCGGATAATTTAATTCGTGAATTTATTCAAGAGTCGGCTTCATCAGGCATTGATGTATTCCGTATTTTCGACTCGTTAAACTGGATTAAAGGGATGGAAGTAGCGATCGATGAAGTACGTAATAGTGGGAAAATAGCGGAAGCCTCTATTTGTTACACTGGGGATATTTTGGATGACACGCGTTCGAAATATACCGTGCAATATTACAAAGACATGGCACGTGAACTAGAGTCGACAGGTGCTCATATTTTAGCGATCAAAGATATGGCAGGGTTGTTGAAACCACAGGCAGCTTACCGATTAATTTCGGAATTAAAAGAAGCAACAAGCTTACCAATTCATTTGCACACGCATGATACGAGTGGGAATGGAATTTATGTATACGCAAAAGCAATTGAAGCGGGTGTAGATATTATTGATACAGCATTAGGCTCTATGGCTGGCTTAACATCACAACCAAGTGCGAACTCATTGTACTATGCAATGAAAGGTTCGGATCGTACTGTACGTGCAGATATTGAAAGTTTAGAAAAGCTTTCTTATTACTGGGAAGATGTTCGTAAATATTACGTAGACTTTGAAAGTGGGATGAATGCACCACACTCTGAAGTTTATGTACATGAAATGCCAGGTGGTCAATACAGTAATTTGCAGCAACAAGCGAAGGCGGTTGGGCTAGGGGATCGCTGGGATGAAGTAAAAACAATGTATTCGACAGTGAACTTAATGTTTGGCGATATTGTTAAAGTAACACCATCATCGAAGGTTGTCGGTGATATGGCTTTATTTATGGTGCAAAATGATTTAACAGAAGATAATGTGTTAGAGCGCGGCGTTGCCATTGATTTCCCAGAGTCTGTTATTGAATTTTTCCAAGGTTATTTAGGACAGCCACATGGGGGGTTCCCAAAAGAGCTTCAGCAAGTGGTGTTAAAAGAACGTGAAGCGATTACAGTGCGACCAGGAGAGTTACTTGCGCCTGTCGATTTTGAAGTGCTATCCGTCGAGCTGGAAGGAAAATTAAAACGTACACCTTCGAAGCAAGAAATTTTAGCTTATGCCCTTTATCCGAAAGTGTTTGAACAATTTGTACAAGCATTCGATTTATTTGGTGATATTTCTGTATTGGATACGCCTACGTTTTTATACGGTTTGAAATTGGGCGAAGAAATTGAAGTAGAAATCGAAAAAGGGAAAACATTAATTATTAAACTCGTTTCAATTGGAGAGCCTCAGCATGATGGTACACGTGTCCTTTATTTTGAAATGAATGGTCAATCACGTGAGCTTGTCATTCAAGATTTAACTGTAGAAGTAGATGGTAGCATTGCTTTAAAAGCGGACCCTGCAAATCCGAACCAAATTGGTGCAACAATGCCAGGAACAGTATTAAAAGTTGTTGTTAACAAGGGGAGTACGGTAAAACGTGGGGACCATTTATTAATTACAGAGGCTATGAAAATGGAAACAACCGTTCAAGCACCGAAAGATGGTGTCGTAAAAGAAGTGTACGCATTAGCTGGTGACGCTATTTCAACAGGTGATCTATTAATTGAATTAGAGTAA